In Brassica napus cultivar Da-Ae chromosome A3, Da-Ae, whole genome shotgun sequence, the sequence AACACCAACACCAGCAACCCCAGAAACAACCAACCTCGCAGCAGAGCCCACAGAAACACTCTTCACCGTCCCCCAAAGCGACAAAACACCACGCACCGCAGACCACGAGTTAGCCTGTCCACTACTCCCCAGCTTAGACAAAACAATCAAACCAGTTTTGCAATAGATCGCAAAGTCTTCACAGTTGTTCCTCAACAGATCATACGCACCAAACCCATTTTTATTAGACAAGAGGTGTCTCGCACGGTTAACGGTTTCATCAGAGGAGTCTGAAACCGCTGTTGTGCAGATACCGCCTCGCGGTTTAGCCATAAAGATGGGTCCAGAGACACCGTACTCGAAGAGATAGAGGTTTCCTCCGGCGAGGAAACAGTCGAGGCAAGAACAGATCACACCGTCGAGATTCGATTGGTCTCCGCAGTTAGGACAAGGGTTGTCACCTCCATGGTTTGGAACCGAACTAACGATGATGTTGTCTACGAAAGTCCCTGTCCTTGTCTCAAGACCACCTCCGCAAGTGAAATGTATGACGTCACCATTGCCTACATAGATTCCTACAAGTTGCAAACATAGAAAGGATCGTCATTTATTCTAAGACAGGAACATAAAAAGCTAAGATCCAGCGAGAATTGTCTGAACAGAAACTGAAGGAGTGTTAAATGCAATGTAGCTACATAGAGATAGATGGAAGGGAAAGAGACTGAACCGTGATGAGAGTATATGTAAGCCATACGCCATGAATAGATGTGATCTCCTGGTTTGAGTTCATCTCTTGAGATCTGTTGAGAGAGGAATCCCATCTTCTTGAGAGACACAGAAGAAATGTTAGAAGCGCCGCGAGACCAAGAAATGATTCTTTCCTCTTGTGTGAGGTTTTTCACTTTACTCTCTTTCCGGTTTACTACAAACCACGACTCTTGACTCTTGGTTTGCATTTCAATTTTCAGTGTTTTTTATTCGGGTAGTTTTCACTTTACTCTCTTTCCGGTTTATACTAGAAAACATGACTCTTGCCTCTTGGTTTACATGGGTTTAAACAAACGccattttgttaattttgtagagaattatagaataattttgttcctcgttaattttgatattattttcaaaattttattcctactcattattttttttatatattcctaATGTTCCTATGATTAGTTACCAttcaaaattcaatattataaaatacaatattcaaAAACAGAGAGATTTGTACTACGCGTCTACGCCCTGTAATGGTTAATTTTCCTTTTAGGATTTGGCAAGGCTTTAGCACGGAGTACCGAGTCACCTCTCCGACATAGTCTCAACGCCATATCTACTGCGCCTATTCCGAAGAGATAGATCAAAGCCCggctgcaaaagaaaaaaaaggttagATGGAGGGAAAAAAACAATTCACAAATGGTTTGTAAAGAAGAAATAACAAACCTCTTAAGAACAAAAACATCAGTGATCTTTCCACATGAAGAAAAGCGGTTAGTCAAATCACTCTTAACAACATCTACATGGAGCGAAGGGTCATATCCAGTAACAGAAATGCCTCGGCTCCTGTAATTCAATAGTTAATTTGTCAGCAAATTACAAACAAACCCAatgtaaagagaaaaaaagcatgaatataaaattttacttttttctttGGAAATGGGCAACATGCCTAGCAGCCAACTCAGCAGTACTCAAACCAGAACTAAGCTTGCTGAGTTCTGGCGGTAAAACTGTAGCAGATAAGATCCATCCTCCATATCGGTTCCATCAAGTGCCAATGCTTTTTCTTCTGCAGCTTCTCCGCGGAGAACAAAAACGGTAAAGCCGCCGCTAATTGCATTGCGAACTCTCGGAACTTgcacttttaaaatttatccaCATGACCCAGACAGCTTAGACAATGATCTAACGAGGTCAAGGGGCTGAAGCGACGACATGTTGTACCCCTGAACCCAATCCTCACCCTATCATCAGAAATAAATAATCagaataaataatcaaaaatcaaaTGTTGACACAGGCATAAgaaagttcacaaaaaaaaaaagagtctaaGAAATTCCTTACTGGCTTTTGACAAAATCGTAGAACGATTTCATCACTTGAACATGGCTCTCACCAGGTAACTAATAAAATCGGTATAGCTCCAGAATCCATAAGAAACACCTGTGACACTGACTTTCGTGTAGAGGGTGCTAAAACTGAATGAGTCACCAACATCGGTAAATAGGAGCTCAATTTTGCAGTGAAAGAAAAATAGGAAAAGAAGGAAAAATAACTAATCGTAAGATGTTTTTTTGGCTATTCAAACAAAGAAGGATACGAGGGAAGTCATATAGCAATAGGAAAGTGAATCAAATGATCCAGAAGTGTCTATTCGAATCGGACATGAGATGAGTATTCGCTAGGATGATTGATATGCACAATCAATGCACAGTATTCTGTCACGGCAATGTCTTAGCTATTACAATACTCATTTCTTGCTAAATTTTAAGAATCACTTCTTTTAGATCACTAGGAATCACGATAATTGAGAATGATGACCGTCATGCTTCTGTTGGAGCGGTGGAAGATAATGAATGTTCTGCTCCTCAAACTCGCCCTGATGGTTCTGAAGAGCAACCTGCTGAGGCTCTTACTCACCCAGAGGACCAACAAAACATAGAccaacaggaagaagaagaagtgaaagaCGATAACGAGCTTGGTGAAACAGCATGTGAGTTAGAAGTTCCAAAAGAAGGCGATGGAGCTGCTGCTGATGAAGTAAGTCTTGTAGTGAATGACGAGATCGGTCAAATGCCAGCCGAGGACAAAGTCGATCATGTAGAGGGAATAGAGGATTTACAGGTGGAAGGATACCATGATGGAGGTGTAGGCGGTGAAGATGTTTGTGTTATCGAAATTACTGAAGGTGATGTTGATCACAACGCCATTCTCAATGAGACAGACTTGAAGGTTGAAGATGAGCTTCCACATGATAAGAAGACGGATGCATCAGCTGAAGTCTGCGAGATTGGTGTAGACAACCAGACTCAATGTGATATCACAATTGGCTATATTGAAAATGGACACGTAGAAGCTGGTGATTTGGCTTTGGAAAGTCTCAACGAACCAATTGTGGAAGCAAAATATGATGGGGTGAATCCAGAGACAGAGCCTGATAACAACTACGAACCGCATAATGATGTGTTTAATGAGGAGGCTACTAATATGCAAAGTGCACCAGATGAAGATCCTACTTCTCGCGATGGTTTTATGAGAGATAACGACGTAAGTTTTGTTTCATTGTGGTTTCATATCCTTATTCAAGTAAAGACATGCCTCTTAAGTTCTTCTTGTGTTATTCTCTTATGCTTTAGGAAATGGATACAATGGAAGTGGCACATGACACAGGTTCTAAACCTTTTACGAATTTTAATTGTACAAATTATCTGTACGTTCTCAGTTTAAGCAATGGGACTAATACTTGGTCATCATAGCATGATTTAGATTTGTGAGATGCTGTTATATCCATGATGTCTCAGTGGTTCTACTTATAATTGATTTCACTCTGTGTTTTCAGGATTTTTGAAtgtggatgatgatgaagatcatGAAGAAGACGATGGTATGCAAGAAGGTGATGAAACTCGTCTTCTAGAGAACAGTGGTTGGTCTTCTCGTACCAGGTCCGTACAGAATCATTTTTTTGCACAGACTATCATGTAAGAAACATGATGAGCCTGAAACACTGAAGACTATTATTCTCTTTTATTATAGGGCTGTGGCGAAGTATCTCCAGACAATATTTGATAAAGAAGCTGAGAATGGGAAGAGTGTTGTTGTAGCGGACAAACTTTTAGCTGGGAAAACCCGTAAAGAAGCATCGAGAATGTTTTTTGAAACCCTGGTATGTTCATAATACGaccctaaacaaaaaaaaaaaaagctctgaTCTTTCTCTCGAGAAAACAAACTTGACCAGTAATTGATAAATACACATAGAATCTTACATGTTTTGGTTTTATGCTGCAACTCCAGATTAATTTGTCTGTTTTCCTACTGGATTGTTAGGATGTTTAGGTGTAAGCATGTCTAAGTTAGGTGTGTACTCTCGGCTTTAGTGCATCAATCACAACTTGTCTTTTTAAGACGGAAGAACAAGTTTGGTCTTCATAAACTTGATCATCTTGTTGAATCTGTCTTTTATTATTTGCCAATGTTGCAGGTTTTGAAAACAAGAGATTATATCCAAGTTGAACAAGCTAAGCCATATGAAAGCATCACCATAAAACCGCGACCAAGACTCACCAAATCCATCTTCTAGACGGAGAGGAGTCTTATAGTTGCAGATAGGTAGAGTTTGGTCCAGCCAGAAAATATCATCCTAAATGATTTTCATTCTCTGAAGTTATATACATTTTCCCTTTTACAAGGCAATGTAGTAGCGATAATAGTGTCAGTGGTGTTGTAGCTAACCATCCAAGTAGCTGGAGGTCATTTATTTTAcccttatatatataacttgtatgtatgtatatattggTGCCACCATGATCATCACCAGTTTATATTTGAGAGATGCTAATTTTATTTTCTCCCGTCTGTCATATTGAACTTGAGAATGTCGAGGAACCCATTTTTTACTgaatattaataatttcatattaatattattggaaTCAAACAGAAGGTATAAATGATTggaagtaaataaaatgataatatcTATAATCCTTTTATTCCACAAACAAAAGTAAAGCTGAGATCCACCTTTTTCAAATTTTGGTGTAATGTAAAATTAATCTTTCTCCTACCGAAAAAACATTTCTTGACAACAATTTGCTACAATCAAAATTGAAAACTCAGACGTAAACCATCAAAATGGATACACAgaatacagagagagagagctatGAAAGTTCACTGAGACTGAAGAACAGTAAGGTAATAAGGATAGCCTTGGCATGTCCCTGATGATGCATCTTCACGCCCGGAAAGCTCCCAGGTAAGTTTATACGAAGAGAGATTGTAGATACCTGGAGCGAAAACCGATATCTGCAGCGGGATCTCCGTTGTTGACAATGGCTGGATTTCGACCTTTGTGGAACTTAAACCTGACCATATGAAAGGAGGTGAGCTTTCCATGGACGATGGAGGTTTCCCTGAACGGCTCCCCATGACATCTGAAGTCAGTTTCATTTCCTCTGTTATATCTGGCACGTAGCGCCACCCGGATTGGTTTCCAGCGGAAGGAGTTGGTGTTGCTACGTCTTGTACGGAATCAATGGTGTTGAAGCTCACAGATGATATTCCATCAGATGTGTTTCTGATTACTAATTTTAGTTGAATTTCACACAAGGAGGTCGAGAAGTCGTGGTATATGGCTTGGGGACCGTCTAGGGACCACGATAGCGGGTTTGAGCTCCTGATTCTGTAATCGAATGATTACACGTTAGTTAAAAATAGGTTTCAAAGCTGAAGAAAATATACTGTTACGTGAATACTCTTTACCTATTGTGACATGAATGGTGAGACAGAATCTTTGGTATATCTGCCACTCCTGATGAATTGCTGGATTTTGCTGGGTGAGAGATTAGAATGAAGTCAACGGTATTGGTACTTAACTGTTTCAATCATACAAACACGAGTTCATTATGGTTTCTGATGATAGAAAGTTACCAGTGATGATGCTATGTTTAAGAGAAAATGAATGTTCCCTTGAAAAAACATCTCTACCgcataagatatatatatgtccCTGAAAGAGGATTTCGCTTACCTGATCTGAGGTTTCTTGACATGACCTTTCACTTTCATGGAAGCTTGCTAAAGGTGAGTTAACGATATCAAAAAGTTTTTCGTCGTCATCCTGAGCAAACAGTTTTACGTCGGTTTGGCTGGGAGGAATGGACATGGTTTTCTCTTCTTCAGTCGCTGATCTTCTGTTATCCtgaaatttaaacaatattctAATTTCAGACATGGAAAAGAGAAAGACCAACTAGCTACTAAATGAACATTTTAAGCTAATAGCGACCTTAATCATGAAGTGACATGATAAAGCTTGCCCGGGAAGCAGAGACTTGGAAGGTAAGATTGTATCAACACGCTCAAGTAAGGAGATACCCCACCGACACCCAACTGTTGACAACTGATGAATTTGGAAAGAATCTGAATTCGCACGGTTCAGTATATCCATACGCACAAGACATTCTTGCAACTTTGATGGAGAGGGAGTGATTTCGAACGAGGTCTCTAGAGATGGCAAAACCTATATAAAAATGTACGATATAGAAATGGTTCAGATTGGTTGGTCAATGCAAATATTGCCTATAACATAATGAAGGTAGAAACAACCAGCCTAGAGATTCATCACCTTTAAATTATAATGCATCCTTAGGGTGCGatacttcatgatgcttgataCATTTTCCATCTCATAGTATATTGTGAAATACAAAGATATCGTTCCTGGGATGGCAGCTCGAAGCCAGAGAGGCCACCTCAAAGATTTATCTCCTTGCAGTGACACATCCTGAAAAAGAGCAACATTCAGAACCATGTTAGAATAACCTGACATGCACATTTACCTGGAGGCTTGAATAAAAAGGTTAGCCACGGACCTTTGGAAATGAAAATACACTACTTGTTTCACTCTTCACAAAATTTTGTTCATGGCCCTTCTTTAAGCAATCTGGAAACTCCGTTGTCACCTCTTCTTCATGATTTCCAGGATTTACAAATCTTGGATGGCTAATCTTCATTTTAAGATTCTACAAGGACAGACAGACTTTTAAAGCTCAAAAATAATCCAGAGAATAGCTTAGTGCATCACAATATTCGGTAATCAAGCAAGAATAAGTAGATAAGCCAGACAATGACAAACTAAATTAATACACAATAAcagaacaaaataaattttactggCTAAACGGTAGAGAATATGAATGATAAGGGTTGATCATAAACGAAAACTACCTTTATCGGGAATTCCGACTTGTTTTTTAACTCTAAAACAAGATAACGTAGATCTCCAGCATACAATTTCTCAGGCAGATGATCAATTGAACCCAAAAGCCTGGGTAGACTCTGCACAGTCAAAATTTCATTATGTTAGACGTCGTAGCAAATCTTACAAAATTAAACCGTAGAGGAAAAGTTTGCACCTTGATGACCAAAAATTTCAAGGCATCAGTGGGAGTAAGTTTGTTTTTCCGTCTTCCCTTGTTAGTTTTTGCCTTTCCAGGGGCAGATTGGAAGTAATGCACACCTACAACAGAACCAGACAACCTCCACCTTACACCGACAATTTTGAGGATACCTTCTTCACTGGGGGTAACCGTGAGTCTCACCTAGAAGAAAAAAGTTATGACAATAAGTCAAACGTAAACAGCAGCTGATAAAACCATCAGAGATTCACCAAAGGATACAGTAAGCAAACGGAAGATATAATAGTCAGAAGTTAAAAAGGACCAAGGCAATTCAAAACTGTGACTACAATCAAGGTTAGTAGCAATGAGGTAAAGCCAGCAATCACAAgtgaaacatcaaaaaaaattaaacgtgTTTCTCTATATATACACAAGAAGATGAATAATGTCAGATATAGAAagagtaaaaatattaaaacgtgTCAATCGATCTATGTTTTCAGTTTAGCAGACTCACCAGTTTTTTCTCGCCTCCGCCTAATGTTAAGTCCACTTCAGACAAAGTGAAAGAAGAAAAACCAGATGTTGTACCCCTGTAGTATTGTTGGTAAAGACGTTGCAGCTTAATCATTCAATTGTAGATCAACAAAGTTAAAAGAAACCTGAATGAAGAGATTAGCTGCTTACTGATTATGTTCTGCGGAACTCTCGGTCCCCAAGCTTATGCTACTTGGGTGTTTAT encodes:
- the LOC125594620 gene encoding protein LEAD-SENSITIVE 1-like — protein: MQTKSQESWFVVNRKESKVKNLTQEERIISWSRGASNISSVSLKKMGFLSQQISRDELKPGDHIYSWRMAYIYSHHGIYVGNGDVIHFTCGGGLETRTGTFVDNIIVSSVPNHGGDNPCPNCGDQSNLDGVICSCLDCFLAGGNLYLFEYGVSGPIFMAKPRGGICTTAVSDSSDETVNRARHLLSNKNGFGAYDLLRNNCEDFAIYCKTGLIVLSKLGSSGQANSWSAVRGVLSLWGTVKSVSVGSAARLVVSGVAGVGVVTLAAGYGNYCYGRLCADIGVRSDASKVPVEDLVTLIAIIERRDDKKSS
- the LOC106433031 gene encoding sister chromatid cohesion 1 protein 4; its protein translation is MPAEDKVDHVEGIEDLQVEGYHDGGVGGEDVCVIEITEGDVDHNAILNETDLKVEDELPHDKKTDASAEVCEIGVDNQTQCDITIGYIENGHVEAGDLALESLNEPIVEAKYDGVNPETEPDNNYEPHNDVFNEEATNMQSAPDEDPTSRDGFMRDNDEMDTMEVAHDTGFLNVDDDEDHEEDDGMQEGDETRLLENSGWSSRTRAVAKYLQTIFDKEAENGKSVVVADKLLAGKTRKEASRMFFETLVLKTRDYIQVEQAKPYESITIKPRPRLTKSIF
- the LOC111210999 gene encoding trafficking protein particle complex subunit 8-like isoform X2; amino-acid sequence: MSATYFALIHLKRGTWNIRLIHGLHFVSADKLGCALTGDDIVEIKDLMQEFASRHIIPYMEQKVRDLNQQISATRKGLRNQIKNLWWRKGKDDVPDSTKGSMYTFSSTESQIRILGDYAFMLHDYELALSSYRLISTDYKLDKAWKHYAGVQEMMGLAYFISDQSKKEAEYCMENAFSTYLKLGRSGFQNATRCGLWWAEMLKAGDQYKEAASAYFRICGEEPLHAAVMLEQASYCFVLTKPAMLNKYGFHLVLSGDHYKNCDQVSHAIRTYRSAISVYESTTWSHIKDHVHFHIGRWYALVGMHDVAVRNMLKVLDCGNQSKATQEIFLRDFFEIVKKTGMKHEVVGLQLPFINMSSLQVIYEDHRTYASQASVLVQESIWQSLEDDIIPSLNSGKSNWLELQSKLLPKKYKESNVCVAGESVKVDLEFRNPLLISTSITSVSLICELTSNSDDLKVDKHPSSISLGTESSAEHNQGTTSGFSSFTLSEVDLTLGGGEKKLVRLTVTPSEEGILKIVGVRWRLSGSVVGVHYFQSAPGKAKTNKGRRKNKLTPTDALKFLVIKSLPRLLGSIDHLPEKLYAGDLRYLVLELKNKSEFPIKNLKMKISHPRFVNPGNHEEEVTTEFPDCLKKGHEQNFVKSETSSVFSFPKDVSLQGDKSLRWPLWLRAAIPGTISLYFTIYYEMENVSSIMKYRTLRMHYNLKVLPSLETSFEITPSPSKLQECLVRMDILNRANSDSFQIHQLSTVGCRWGISLLERVDTILPSKSLLPGQALSCHFMIKDNRRSATEEEKTMSIPPSQTDVKLFAQDDDEKLFDIVNSPLASFHESERSCQETSDQLSTNTVDFILISHPAKSSNSSGVADIPKILSHHSCHNRIRSSNPLSWSLDGPQAIYHDFSTSLCEIQLKLVIRNTSDGISSVSFNTIDSVQDVATPTPSAGNQSGWRYVPDITEEMKLTSDVMGSRSGKPPSSMESSPPFIWSGLSSTKVEIQPLSTTEIPLQISVFAPGIYNLSSYKLTWELSGREDASSGTCQGYPYYLTVLQSQ